Proteins from a single region of Pseudopedobacter saltans DSM 12145:
- a CDS encoding acyl-CoA dehydrogenase family protein yields MSHSFSPSWTETIRKYAAEAEQLGQLHPGMLDLVYNNNWFNLYVPKEYGGLEKPLPEILRLEENLAKADGSLAWTVTLCSGAAWFAGFLDKHLAKEIFKDPKACFAGSGAVGGTAYKTADGYMINGTWKYASGALHATILTANCLIVDSSGTAILDDNGKELIKSFILKRNEVEILSEWAYFGLIATGSHAFKVDNVLIPNNRLFEINGELQIDIPLLNYPFLQMAETTLAVNYSGMALHFVELVDDYFYTRTGIKRYSGEQVVYFEKEFAELKENFQNVRNQFFAKVDLSWKEFSEKGKCTANTLSSVSKKSRTLAHTARKMVDSLYPYCGLEAAKKASELNRVWRDLHTASQHSLLTFDF; encoded by the coding sequence ATGTCACACTCTTTCAGTCCCAGCTGGACAGAAACCATCAGAAAATATGCAGCGGAAGCTGAACAATTAGGCCAACTTCACCCTGGAATGCTGGACTTAGTTTACAACAATAATTGGTTCAATCTGTATGTTCCGAAAGAATATGGAGGATTGGAAAAACCACTTCCTGAAATTTTAAGGCTGGAAGAAAATCTGGCTAAAGCTGATGGAAGTCTGGCATGGACAGTAACCCTGTGTAGTGGAGCAGCATGGTTTGCAGGTTTTTTGGATAAACATTTGGCAAAGGAAATATTCAAAGATCCAAAAGCATGTTTCGCTGGTAGTGGAGCGGTAGGCGGAACTGCGTACAAGACTGCTGATGGGTATATGATTAATGGTACATGGAAATACGCCAGCGGTGCGCTACATGCAACTATTTTAACAGCTAATTGCTTAATTGTAGATAGTTCCGGAACCGCAATATTAGACGATAACGGAAAGGAGCTGATAAAATCGTTCATTTTAAAAAGGAATGAAGTTGAAATTCTAAGCGAGTGGGCTTATTTCGGATTAATAGCCACGGGAAGTCATGCTTTCAAAGTAGACAATGTCTTGATTCCGAATAACAGACTATTTGAAATAAATGGCGAACTGCAAATTGATATCCCTTTACTAAATTACCCGTTTCTTCAAATGGCAGAAACAACGCTTGCGGTTAATTACTCGGGCATGGCACTTCATTTTGTAGAACTGGTTGATGATTACTTTTATACAAGAACGGGTATAAAGCGATATTCTGGTGAGCAGGTCGTATATTTTGAAAAGGAGTTTGCAGAATTAAAAGAAAATTTTCAAAATGTTCGCAATCAATTTTTTGCAAAAGTTGATTTATCCTGGAAAGAATTCTCTGAAAAAGGAAAATGCACTGCGAATACCTTAAGCTCTGTAAGCAAAAAGAGCCGTACGCTTGCGCATACAGCCCGAAAAATGGTTGATTCCCTATATCCTTACTGTGGTTTGGAAGCCGCTAAAAAAGCAAGCGAATTAAACAGAGTTTGGAGAGATCTTCATACTGCTAGTCAACATTCATTATTGACTTTTGATTTTTAG
- a CDS encoding DUF1801 domain-containing protein, giving the protein MEKEIKTINEYIEQFPIERKEILQKLRKTILENLPTGFEETISYGMIGYVVPHRIYPDGYHINSQLPLPFINIASQKSHIAIYHMALYADENLLNWFKQEYAKHSQAKPDIGKSCIRFKKTEQIPFLLIGKLVKKIKVQQWIKLYESSVKK; this is encoded by the coding sequence GTGGAAAAAGAGATAAAAACAATTAACGAATATATTGAGCAGTTTCCTATAGAAAGAAAGGAAATCCTTCAAAAATTAAGGAAAACAATTTTAGAAAATTTGCCTACAGGTTTTGAAGAAACTATAAGTTATGGCATGATTGGCTACGTTGTACCTCACAGGATTTATCCTGATGGTTATCACATAAATTCACAACTACCTCTACCTTTTATAAATATAGCTTCACAAAAGAGCCATATTGCCATTTATCACATGGCTTTATATGCCGATGAAAATTTGCTAAACTGGTTCAAACAAGAATATGCTAAACATAGTCAGGCAAAACCTGATATAGGAAAAAGCTGTATTAGATTCAAAAAAACAGAGCAGATCCCATTTTTATTAATAGGCAAATTGGTTAAGAAAATAAAAGTTCAGCAATGGATAAAACTATATGAAAGTAGCGTAAAGAAATAA
- a CDS encoding glycoside hydrolase family protein — MKRIILSQIFLVLFIALAATSNAQTLKDAIKPAVKKGGFKMEGYILWCPTVIKVGDTYHMFASRWPEKYGLGGWTKYSEIVRATSKDLLGPYTFQEVVIQKRDGYWDNDRAHNPKIVKAGDKYVLYYISSANETGYAWSNNITGPWKRSDSIIMSFSNPAPLVHKDGSVYVFARKSINDIRIAQGATAPKFDGKYTILNNGENLLPGKNQLEDPTIWYADKQYNVILSDFRADATGVGKNGAQYYSKDGVNYKLLSKESVYTKTVNYDDGSETTFRRRERPFVFVNEKGKVTAFFTACLKQDADGKEQSWIEVNPVDNYTAPKMKD, encoded by the coding sequence ATGAAGCGCATTATATTATCACAAATTTTCCTTGTATTGTTTATAGCATTGGCAGCTACTAGCAATGCTCAAACATTGAAAGATGCCATTAAACCGGCAGTAAAGAAAGGTGGATTTAAGATGGAAGGCTATATTTTATGGTGTCCTACAGTTATAAAAGTTGGAGATACCTACCATATGTTTGCTTCCAGATGGCCGGAAAAATATGGCTTAGGCGGTTGGACCAAGTATTCTGAAATAGTTAGAGCAACCTCTAAAGACTTACTCGGGCCTTATACTTTCCAGGAAGTAGTGATACAAAAAAGAGATGGTTATTGGGATAATGACAGGGCACATAATCCTAAAATTGTAAAAGCAGGTGATAAGTACGTTCTGTATTATATTTCAAGTGCTAACGAGACTGGTTATGCGTGGTCTAATAATATTACCGGTCCATGGAAAAGGTCTGATTCTATTATTATGTCGTTTTCTAATCCTGCTCCATTAGTTCATAAAGACGGAAGTGTATATGTCTTTGCTCGCAAATCCATTAATGATATTAGAATAGCACAGGGTGCAACTGCCCCAAAATTTGATGGAAAATATACCATTCTTAACAATGGAGAGAATCTTTTACCAGGTAAAAATCAATTGGAGGATCCTACGATTTGGTATGCCGATAAACAGTATAATGTTATTTTAAGCGATTTTAGAGCTGACGCTACAGGAGTTGGCAAGAACGGAGCCCAATATTATTCTAAAGACGGTGTAAATTATAAATTACTTTCCAAAGAATCCGTTTATACAAAAACTGTAAATTATGATGATGGTTCGGAAACGACTTTTAGGAGAAGAGAAAGGCCTTTTGTTTTTGTTAACGAGAAGGGAAAGGTTACAGCTTTTTTTACAGCCTGTCTTAAGCAGGATGCGGATGGTAAAGAGCAGTCATGGATAGAAGTAAACCCTGTCGATAATTATACTGCGCCGAAGATGAAGGATTAA
- the pnuC gene encoding nicotinamide riboside transporter PnuC: MQDWLVLFLSQIKETGLLEWLAVLFGVSEVLLARKNNILLYPTGIISILLSSYLLFHAKLYAETLLNAYYLIMSIYGWYFWIHKKSRPDVKISWTTKKEMITAICISVFGFFILHFFLVKYTTSDVPWEDAIVASTAWAGMWLLAKRKIENWIFLNISNIIAIPLLIHKHLPMMAMLTLFLFVVAIFGYLDWKKIYKEELNMIKK, encoded by the coding sequence ATGCAAGATTGGTTGGTTCTTTTCTTATCTCAAATTAAAGAGACTGGATTATTAGAGTGGTTAGCGGTACTCTTTGGAGTATCAGAAGTGCTTTTAGCAAGAAAAAACAATATCTTGTTATACCCTACCGGGATTATTTCTATTTTATTATCATCATATCTGCTATTCCACGCCAAGCTTTATGCAGAAACTTTGCTAAATGCTTATTATCTGATCATGAGTATTTACGGATGGTATTTCTGGATACATAAAAAATCAAGACCCGACGTAAAAATTAGCTGGACTACAAAAAAGGAAATGATTACAGCAATATGCATCTCGGTTTTCGGATTTTTTATACTTCACTTTTTTCTGGTTAAATACACAACATCCGACGTTCCGTGGGAAGACGCCATTGTAGCTTCTACAGCATGGGCAGGAATGTGGCTTTTGGCAAAAAGAAAAATAGAAAATTGGATTTTCCTCAATATATCAAATATCATAGCTATCCCTTTGCTTATTCACAAACATCTTCCCATGATGGCTATGTTAACATTATTTCTGTTTGTCGTTGCTATTTTTGGCTATTTAGACTGGAAAAAGATTTATAAAGAGGAATTGAATATGATAAAAAAATAA
- a CDS encoding MFS transporter: MIEKDNKKVVKSWAMFDWANSSYNLVITSTIFPAYYTAITTTEQFGDKVKFFGFDFVNTALSNYVLAAAYLVIAMISPLLTSMADFHGNKKIFLKLFTWLGGLACAGLYFFTLETLEVSLIFFALAALGYCGGIVFINSYLPEIASKENQDAVSAKGFAYGYVGSVILQVICFIFVLKPELFGITDAGFPARLSFLLVGIWWIGFAQISIRVLPKGSPNFKAAEKVKLLNGFDNLKKVWHEVSKMTVLKKYLASYFFSAMGVQTIMLVAASFGEKILQLGTSKLIATILIIQLVAIGGAILMSKLSHRYGNIKVLIAVVSIWIVVCISAYFITTEYQFYVLAAVVGTIMGGIQSLSRSTFSKLIPEQTSDNASFFSFYDVTEKLAIVAGLFSFGLIEEMTGNMRYSALFLGIFFVIAISILFSLVIKEKKSLKNYQI; the protein is encoded by the coding sequence ATGATAGAAAAAGACAATAAAAAAGTAGTGAAGTCATGGGCTATGTTCGACTGGGCAAACTCATCCTATAATTTGGTTATCACTTCAACTATTTTTCCTGCTTATTATACAGCTATAACTACTACAGAGCAATTTGGTGATAAGGTTAAATTCTTTGGTTTTGATTTTGTAAATACTGCGTTATCTAACTATGTATTGGCTGCGGCTTATCTGGTTATTGCCATGATATCACCTTTACTGACTTCGATGGCGGATTTTCATGGAAATAAAAAGATATTTCTAAAGCTGTTTACATGGTTGGGAGGTTTGGCTTGTGCCGGACTCTATTTTTTTACTTTAGAAACATTGGAAGTTAGTCTGATATTTTTTGCCCTGGCGGCTTTGGGTTATTGCGGAGGTATAGTGTTTATCAATTCTTATCTGCCGGAAATAGCCTCGAAGGAAAATCAGGATGCTGTAAGTGCCAAAGGTTTTGCCTATGGTTATGTGGGAAGCGTGATTTTACAGGTTATCTGTTTTATTTTCGTACTTAAACCAGAGCTTTTTGGAATAACTGATGCCGGTTTTCCTGCCAGGTTATCATTTTTGCTGGTTGGTATCTGGTGGATAGGTTTTGCTCAAATATCTATCAGGGTATTACCGAAAGGCAGTCCGAATTTTAAAGCAGCCGAAAAAGTTAAGCTATTGAATGGTTTTGACAACCTGAAAAAGGTCTGGCATGAAGTGTCTAAAATGACTGTTCTTAAGAAATACCTGGCTTCTTATTTCTTTTCGGCAATGGGAGTACAAACAATTATGCTGGTTGCGGCGAGTTTCGGCGAAAAAATATTACAACTGGGAACGTCTAAATTAATAGCAACTATTCTTATTATACAGCTGGTAGCGATAGGCGGAGCCATATTAATGTCGAAATTATCACATAGATATGGTAATATCAAAGTTTTAATTGCTGTTGTAAGTATCTGGATTGTAGTTTGCATCAGCGCATATTTTATTACAACGGAATACCAGTTTTATGTTCTGGCCGCAGTTGTTGGTACAATAATGGGGGGAATACAATCTTTATCAAGATCTACTTTTTCTAAATTGATACCTGAACAAACATCAGACAATGCATCATTTTTTAGTTTTTATGATGTAACGGAAAAACTGGCAATTGTGGCAGGTCTGTTTAGCTTCGGTTTGATAGAGGAAATGACAGGTAATATGCGTTATTCAGCATTGTTTTTAGGGATATTTTTTGTGATTGCAATAAGTATTTTGTTTTCTCTTGTAATAAAAGAAAAGAAATCCCTTAAAAATTATCAAATTTGA
- a CDS encoding TIGR02757 family protein translates to MKKSFNSEAELKEFLDKKVLQYNQPGFIENDPICIPHLFTKKQDIEIMGFWSSILAWGQRVTIIKKSKELIGLMDGAPYDFILNHQESDLKRLENFKHRTFNYTDTLYFIQFFKQHYQQFNSLEDAFLPFKPSEMRDEYLSEQISDMKAETNVCYNSLLNLPHVENNLNYFRSYFFSLEDFPQRTVKHISSPMKNATCKRINMFLRWMVRKDKCGVDFGIWDRIKPSQLICPCDVHVDRVARKLGMIDRKQTDWKTAVELTENLRKFDAVDPVKYDFALFGLGVEEKF, encoded by the coding sequence ATGAAAAAAAGTTTTAATAGTGAAGCGGAGCTGAAAGAGTTTCTGGATAAAAAAGTGCTTCAATATAATCAACCTGGATTTATAGAAAATGATCCAATTTGTATACCTCATCTTTTTACTAAAAAACAGGATATAGAAATCATGGGTTTTTGGTCTTCTATTCTTGCCTGGGGACAGCGTGTCACCATTATTAAAAAATCAAAGGAATTGATAGGCCTGATGGATGGAGCACCATATGATTTTATTCTTAACCATCAGGAATCTGATTTAAAGCGTTTGGAGAATTTTAAACATCGCACTTTCAATTACACCGATACCTTATATTTTATTCAGTTTTTTAAGCAGCATTACCAACAGTTCAACAGTCTGGAAGATGCTTTTCTTCCTTTTAAGCCATCGGAAATGCGAGATGAATATCTTTCGGAGCAGATCTCCGATATGAAAGCGGAAACCAATGTCTGCTATAATAGTTTACTGAATTTACCACATGTGGAAAATAATTTGAACTATTTCAGATCTTATTTTTTTTCGTTGGAAGACTTTCCGCAAAGGACAGTAAAGCATATTTCGTCTCCTATGAAAAATGCAACCTGTAAACGTATCAATATGTTTTTACGCTGGATGGTTAGAAAAGACAAATGTGGGGTGGATTTTGGAATTTGGGACAGGATTAAACCATCTCAGCTGATTTGTCCTTGTGACGTTCATGTAGACAGGGTAGCAAGAAAGTTAGGTATGATAGACCGTAAGCAAACAGACTGGAAAACCGCGGTCGAGCTGACTGAAAATTTAAGGAAGTTTGATGCAGTTGATCCGGTTAAATATGATTTTGCTTTATTTGGTTTAGGGGTCGAGGAGAAGTTTTAG